From Zingiber officinale cultivar Zhangliang chromosome 5B, Zo_v1.1, whole genome shotgun sequence, the proteins below share one genomic window:
- the LOC121984727 gene encoding chitin elicitor receptor kinase 1-like isoform X1 — translation MVHPSSCLPSLLLVTLASFLLRSEASCRKGCDLALGAYYVSPQDNLTYISSLFNLEYVDLGPYNPEVTNLNSIGTGSRVHVFFRCDCIDGDFLGHNFSYVVLGGDSYEKISQNVYANLTTAASLTQFNSYPMNNVPEGKTINVTVNCSCGDSSVSKNYGLFETYPLRPEDNLWSLAEAYGFSGREDLLQAYNPGINFSAGMGIAFIPTKDPSGSYRALSSSAGISSGAIAGISVAGVTILICTIYLYIYCQRRMKAKKDSLLSSTLEVSMYGPGMTAPREDGNSIFVGITVDKSVEFTYEELARATDDFSLAYKIGSGGFGIVYYAELRGEKAAIKKMDMQATNEFLAELKVLTNVHHLNLVRLIGYCTEVSLFLVYEFIDNGNLSEHLRGLGRDPLAWVTRVQVALDSARGLEYIHEHTVPVYIHRDIKSANILLDKKFRAKVADFGLAKLTEVGSSSQTRLVGTFGYMPPEYAQYGDISPKVDVYAFGVVLFELISAKDAIVKTGGSLTESKGLIALFEGALSKSDPKEDVKELVDPRLGQDYPIDSVLAMALLAKSCTRENPQLRPTMRQVVVTLMTLSSATEDWDMGTFYENQALTGLMSGR, via the exons ATGGTCCACCCATCGAGCTGCCTCCCCTCCCTTCTCCTCGTTACTCTCGCTTCCTTCCTGCTCCGCTCGGAAGCCTCCTGCCGGAAAGGCTGTGACCTCGCCCTCGGCGCCTACTATGTCTCCCCGCAGGACAACCTCACCTACATATCCAGCCTCTTCAACCTCGAATACGTCGATCTCGGGCCGTACAATCCCGAAGTCACGAACTTAAACAGCATCGGTACCGGCAGCCGCGTTCACGTCTTCTTCCGCTGCGACTGCATCGATGGCGACTTCCTTGGTCACAATTTCTCCTACGTCGTCCTCGGGGGCGATAGCTACGAAAAGATTTCCCAGAATGTGTATGCCAATTTGACCACGGCCGCCTCGCTCACCCAGTTCAATAGCTATCCGATGAACAACGTGCCTGAAGGGAAGACCATCAATGTGACCGTGAATTGCTCCTGTGGAGATTCGTCGGTCTCAAAGAACTACGGTCTGTTCGAGACTTATCCGCTTCGGCCTGAAGACAATCTGTGGTCGTTGGCTGAAGCGTATGGGTTTTCTGGACGAGAGGATTTGCTGCAAGCGTATAACCCTGGGATTAATTTCAGCGCTGGCATGGGGATTGCATTTATCCCAACCAAAG ATCCCAGTGGAAGCTATCGTGCCCTTTCCTCTAG TGCAG GAATTTCCTCGGGAGCTATTGCTGGAATTTCTGTAGCAGGAGTCACTATTCTGATATGCACAATATATTTGTATATTTATTGTCAAAGAAGAATGAAGGCAAAGAAAGATTCCTTGCTTTCATCAACACTTGAAG TGTCAATGTATGGACCAGGAATGACTGCGCCTCGAGAAGATGGCAATTCCATATTTGTAGGTATTACTGTTGACAAATCAGTGGAGTTCACTTATGAAGAGCTTGCTAGGGCTACAGATGATTTTAGCCTAGCATACAAGATTGGAAGTGGTGGCTTTGGCATTGTCTATTATGCTGAGCTCAGAGGAGAG AAAGCTGCCATCAAGAAAATGGATATGCAggcaactaatgaatttcttgctGAATTAAAAGTCTTAACTAATGTTCATCACTTGAATTTG GTGCGCTTGATAGGATACTGCACTGAGGTTTCTTTATTTCTTGTGTATGAATTCATTGATAATGGGAACTTGAGTGAGCATTTACGTGGGTTAG GCAGAGATCCTTTAGCCTGGGTTACAAGGGTGCAAGTTGCTCTTGATTCAGCCAGGGGTCTAGAGTACATCCATGAGCATACTGTTCCAGTTTATATTCACCGCGATATCAAATCTGCAAACATATTGTTGGACAAGAAGTTCCGCGCTAAG GTTGCCGATTTTGGCTTAGCAAAACTTACCGAAGTGGGTTCCTCTTCACAAACACGACTTGTTGGAACATTTGGTTATATGCCTCCAGA GTATGCGCAGTATGGTGACATTTCTCCTAAAGTGGACGTGTATGCATTTGGAGTTGTTCTTTTTGAACTTATTTCAGCCAAAGATGCAATTGTGAAAACAGGCGGCTCCCTGACAGAGTCGAAGGGATTGATTGCTCTG TTTGAGGGCGCTCTCAGTAAATCTGATCCAAAAGAAGATGTGAAGGAGCTAGTAGACCCGAGGCTTGGTCAGGACTATCCAATTGACTCGGTTCTAGCG ATGGCATTGCTCGCAAAGAGTTGCACCCGAGAAAACCCCCAGCTGAGGCCGACCATGAGACAAGTCGTGGTGACCTTGATGACACTATCATCGGCTACCGAAGATTGGGATATGGGCACTTTTTATGAGAACCAAGCTCTTACTGGTCTTATGTCTGGAAGGTAG
- the LOC121984727 gene encoding chitin elicitor receptor kinase 1-like isoform X2 has translation MVHPSSCLPSLLLVTLASFLLRSEASCRKGCDLALGAYYVSPQDNLTYISSLFNLEYVDLGPYNPEVTNLNSIGTGSRVHVFFRCDCIDGDFLGHNFSYVVLGGDSYEKISQNVYANLTTAASLTQFNSYPMNNVPEGKTINVTVNCSCGDSSVSKNYGLFETYPLRPEDNLWSLAEAYGFSGREDLLQAYNPGINFSAGMGIAFIPTKDPSGSYRALSSSAGISSGAIAGISVAGVTILICTIYLYIYCQRRMKAKKDSLLSSTLEGMTAPREDGNSIFVGITVDKSVEFTYEELARATDDFSLAYKIGSGGFGIVYYAELRGEKAAIKKMDMQATNEFLAELKVLTNVHHLNLVRLIGYCTEVSLFLVYEFIDNGNLSEHLRGLGRDPLAWVTRVQVALDSARGLEYIHEHTVPVYIHRDIKSANILLDKKFRAKVADFGLAKLTEVGSSSQTRLVGTFGYMPPEYAQYGDISPKVDVYAFGVVLFELISAKDAIVKTGGSLTESKGLIALFEGALSKSDPKEDVKELVDPRLGQDYPIDSVLAMALLAKSCTRENPQLRPTMRQVVVTLMTLSSATEDWDMGTFYENQALTGLMSGR, from the exons ATGGTCCACCCATCGAGCTGCCTCCCCTCCCTTCTCCTCGTTACTCTCGCTTCCTTCCTGCTCCGCTCGGAAGCCTCCTGCCGGAAAGGCTGTGACCTCGCCCTCGGCGCCTACTATGTCTCCCCGCAGGACAACCTCACCTACATATCCAGCCTCTTCAACCTCGAATACGTCGATCTCGGGCCGTACAATCCCGAAGTCACGAACTTAAACAGCATCGGTACCGGCAGCCGCGTTCACGTCTTCTTCCGCTGCGACTGCATCGATGGCGACTTCCTTGGTCACAATTTCTCCTACGTCGTCCTCGGGGGCGATAGCTACGAAAAGATTTCCCAGAATGTGTATGCCAATTTGACCACGGCCGCCTCGCTCACCCAGTTCAATAGCTATCCGATGAACAACGTGCCTGAAGGGAAGACCATCAATGTGACCGTGAATTGCTCCTGTGGAGATTCGTCGGTCTCAAAGAACTACGGTCTGTTCGAGACTTATCCGCTTCGGCCTGAAGACAATCTGTGGTCGTTGGCTGAAGCGTATGGGTTTTCTGGACGAGAGGATTTGCTGCAAGCGTATAACCCTGGGATTAATTTCAGCGCTGGCATGGGGATTGCATTTATCCCAACCAAAG ATCCCAGTGGAAGCTATCGTGCCCTTTCCTCTAG TGCAG GAATTTCCTCGGGAGCTATTGCTGGAATTTCTGTAGCAGGAGTCACTATTCTGATATGCACAATATATTTGTATATTTATTGTCAAAGAAGAATGAAGGCAAAGAAAGATTCCTTGCTTTCATCAACACTTGAAG GAATGACTGCGCCTCGAGAAGATGGCAATTCCATATTTGTAGGTATTACTGTTGACAAATCAGTGGAGTTCACTTATGAAGAGCTTGCTAGGGCTACAGATGATTTTAGCCTAGCATACAAGATTGGAAGTGGTGGCTTTGGCATTGTCTATTATGCTGAGCTCAGAGGAGAG AAAGCTGCCATCAAGAAAATGGATATGCAggcaactaatgaatttcttgctGAATTAAAAGTCTTAACTAATGTTCATCACTTGAATTTG GTGCGCTTGATAGGATACTGCACTGAGGTTTCTTTATTTCTTGTGTATGAATTCATTGATAATGGGAACTTGAGTGAGCATTTACGTGGGTTAG GCAGAGATCCTTTAGCCTGGGTTACAAGGGTGCAAGTTGCTCTTGATTCAGCCAGGGGTCTAGAGTACATCCATGAGCATACTGTTCCAGTTTATATTCACCGCGATATCAAATCTGCAAACATATTGTTGGACAAGAAGTTCCGCGCTAAG GTTGCCGATTTTGGCTTAGCAAAACTTACCGAAGTGGGTTCCTCTTCACAAACACGACTTGTTGGAACATTTGGTTATATGCCTCCAGA GTATGCGCAGTATGGTGACATTTCTCCTAAAGTGGACGTGTATGCATTTGGAGTTGTTCTTTTTGAACTTATTTCAGCCAAAGATGCAATTGTGAAAACAGGCGGCTCCCTGACAGAGTCGAAGGGATTGATTGCTCTG TTTGAGGGCGCTCTCAGTAAATCTGATCCAAAAGAAGATGTGAAGGAGCTAGTAGACCCGAGGCTTGGTCAGGACTATCCAATTGACTCGGTTCTAGCG ATGGCATTGCTCGCAAAGAGTTGCACCCGAGAAAACCCCCAGCTGAGGCCGACCATGAGACAAGTCGTGGTGACCTTGATGACACTATCATCGGCTACCGAAGATTGGGATATGGGCACTTTTTATGAGAACCAAGCTCTTACTGGTCTTATGTCTGGAAGGTAG